A window of the Oscillospiraceae bacterium genome harbors these coding sequences:
- a CDS encoding M18 family aminopeptidase, translating into MDKKKYAKKLLDYLNNAPTPFQSVDLLKDMLDKAGATEIKDGNSWNLERSKAYYIIKDGTQIAAFKIGTKPIEETGMRIVAAHHDSPGFRVKPGGSTLDGGYERLSVEGYGGLIVHGWMDRPLGLAGRVCVKDGENVRCVNVNIDKPILVIPSAAIHVVREVNDGAKFNLQTETCPFLCKAGEKKRFMGYLAEQAGVKEEDILSFELAPYDCTPGCFTGIDGDFISACRTDDAEMAFTAFTAFCEAIDSDNTCLAFAYDHEEIGSGSTRGARSNTMQMIIDRICEKFAVSQENKYRALAHSLVFSSDMAHATHPAYAGKYDPAYPVVLNNGPVLKLTERQSYATSSAGSAAFKMLCERNKIPYQIQVNRSDERGGGTIGPGIAAEYGVVTVDIGNACLSMHAVREYVGADDVGYMIDLMKALYNSDLNGIL; encoded by the coding sequence AAAAATACGCAAAAAAACTGCTCGATTACTTAAACAACGCCCCGACGCCGTTCCAATCGGTCGATCTGCTCAAAGACATGCTCGACAAAGCCGGCGCAACCGAGATTAAAGACGGCAATTCATGGAATTTAGAGCGCTCAAAAGCGTATTATATCATCAAGGACGGCACCCAGATCGCGGCTTTTAAAATCGGCACAAAACCGATTGAGGAGACCGGTATGCGCATCGTCGCCGCCCACCACGATTCACCCGGCTTTCGGGTTAAACCGGGCGGTTCGACGCTCGACGGCGGTTATGAACGGCTTTCGGTCGAGGGCTACGGCGGCTTGATCGTCCACGGCTGGATGGACAGACCGTTAGGCCTTGCCGGGCGTGTCTGCGTCAAAGACGGCGAAAACGTCCGCTGTGTCAATGTCAACATTGACAAGCCGATTCTCGTCATCCCGAGCGCGGCAATCCATGTTGTGCGCGAGGTCAACGACGGCGCTAAGTTCAATCTCCAAACTGAGACCTGCCCGTTTTTATGCAAAGCGGGCGAGAAAAAGCGGTTTATGGGTTATCTGGCGGAGCAGGCGGGCGTCAAAGAAGAGGACATCCTCAGCTTCGAGCTCGCACCCTATGACTGCACCCCCGGCTGCTTTACCGGCATTGACGGCGATTTCATCTCCGCTTGCCGCACCGACGACGCCGAGATGGCGTTCACCGCGTTCACGGCTTTCTGCGAGGCAATCGACAGTGACAATACCTGCTTAGCATTCGCTTATGACCATGAAGAGATCGGTTCAGGTTCAACAAGAGGCGCAAGAAGCAACACCATGCAGATGATTATCGACCGCATCTGTGAAAAGTTCGCAGTCAGCCAGGAAAACAAATACCGCGCACTCGCGCATTCGCTTGTCTTTTCCTCCGATATGGCGCACGCCACCCACCCGGCTTATGCGGGCAAATACGACCCGGCTTATCCCGTGGTGCTGAACAACGGCCCGGTGCTCAAACTTACCGAGCGCCAAAGTTATGCGACATCTTCGGCGGGTTCTGCTGCTTTTAAAATGCTTTGCGAGCGTAACAAAATTCCTTATCAGATTCAAGTCAACCGCAGCGATGAACGCGGCGGCGGCACGATTGGCCCGGGCATCGCAGCGGAATACGGCGTGGTCACGGTTGATATCGGCAATGCATGTCTGTCGATGCACGCGGTGCGCGAATATGTCGGTGCGGACGACGTCGGATACATGATCGATCTGATGAAAGCGCTTTATAACAGCGACTTGAACGGAATTTTATAA
- the hemZ gene encoding coproporphyrinogen dehydrogenase HemZ — translation MVKVIAPETLLYESINLTKAFFIGEMVIFEGDADINVTVQKLGETITVVLTDETHTETDSEPVRQSEYLCAPDLDLALGRAYYRVGMRFCNRKPTWGILTGVRPAKLFMGLTAESSQEQAERVFIDDYYVSEKKTHLCALVAENRIKSGVVSTTDECSLYISIPYCPSRCTYCSFVSQDNDRYDQNQIGQYLKLLHTEIAETCAYMQKTGQKIVTVYIGGGTPAILSSKQLSELTRVLAKNAPEHRELTVELGRPDAITSEKLKALHGVCNARISINPQTLHDPVLERIGRKHTVKQFYDAFESAVKAGFTDINVDLIAGLPGDTEDGFVESVIGIQALSPANITIHSYAKKRGSKLAQEGGADELIQSETVEHGLDRCANILLDGDYSPYYLYRQRDISGGGENVGWCKSDSFGLYNIYMMDELHSIYGCGAGSVTKAVHRQNDLVRFFNQRLPLEYIKHFDEMCAKKREFIEREANRII, via the coding sequence ATGGTAAAAGTAATTGCACCCGAAACGCTTCTGTACGAGTCGATCAACCTGACGAAAGCATTTTTCATCGGGGAAATGGTCATTTTCGAGGGCGACGCTGATATTAATGTAACCGTTCAAAAATTAGGTGAAACCATTACAGTTGTCCTCACCGATGAAACCCACACTGAAACCGACAGCGAACCCGTCAGACAATCCGAATACCTCTGCGCACCCGATCTCGATCTTGCGCTCGGAAGAGCGTATTATCGGGTGGGGATGCGTTTTTGCAATCGAAAACCAACTTGGGGCATTTTAACCGGTGTCCGCCCTGCAAAACTGTTCATGGGTCTGACCGCCGAAAGCTCGCAAGAACAAGCCGAACGCGTTTTTATTGACGATTATTACGTTAGTGAAAAAAAGACACATCTTTGCGCTTTGGTCGCCGAAAACCGCATCAAATCCGGTGTTGTTTCCACAACTGACGAGTGCAGTTTGTATATTTCGATTCCGTATTGCCCCAGCCGTTGCACCTATTGCTCGTTTGTCTCACAAGACAACGATCGGTACGACCAAAACCAAATCGGTCAATACCTGAAGCTGCTGCATACCGAGATTGCCGAGACCTGCGCATATATGCAAAAGACAGGGCAAAAAATAGTCACAGTCTACATCGGCGGCGGAACTCCCGCAATTTTATCGTCGAAACAGCTTTCGGAACTTACCCGAGTCCTCGCGAAAAACGCACCCGAACACCGTGAGTTGACCGTGGAACTCGGCCGCCCCGACGCCATCACCTCCGAAAAGCTCAAAGCGCTGCATGGTGTTTGCAACGCCCGCATCTCAATCAATCCGCAGACCCTGCATGATCCGGTGTTAGAACGCATCGGTAGAAAACACACGGTTAAACAATTTTACGATGCTTTTGAAAGTGCTGTCAAAGCGGGTTTTACCGATATTAATGTCGATTTGATCGCTGGTTTACCCGGCGACACCGAGGACGGCTTTGTCGAGAGTGTCATAGGAATTCAAGCGCTTTCTCCCGCCAATATCACCATTCACAGCTACGCAAAAAAGCGCGGCTCGAAGTTGGCACAGGAGGGCGGGGCGGATGAACTCATTCAAAGTGAGACTGTCGAGCACGGACTTGATAGGTGTGCGAATATACTGTTAGATGGGGATTATTCTCCGTATTATCTCTATCGCCAGCGCGACATCAGCGGCGGCGGTGAAAACGTGGGATGGTGCAAGTCGGATTCTTTCGGACTTTACAACATATACATGATGGATGAGCTGCACAGCATCTACGGCTGCGGTGCCGGTAGCGTGACAAAAGCGGTGCACAGGCAAAACGATCTGGTCCGATTTTTTAATCAGCGTCTGCCGCTTGAGTATATCAAGCATTTTGACGAGATGTGCGCAAAAAAGAGAGAATTCATCGAGAGGGAGGCAAACCGTATTATATGA
- a CDS encoding M20/M25/M40 family metallo-hydrolase yields the protein MLLKELTQRFGVSGVETGVAEFIKKTAAPYVDEFIEGGLGSVIAVKKGSSKTPKKIMPSAHMDEIGFCVMSFTSGGMVRIRAVGGIPIPLTIGQRIRFANGVIGAVSADCAYDDVKGNFTKLYADIGAKDKEDAEKLLSVGDFACYDAPYTEMANNRVCTKALDNRIGCYILLECMKKYQNPVDDIYYVFSSQEEVGLRGARTAAQLIDPDEGIAVDIGGCFDTPESAGKGNPVLGGGAAIKVMDMSVICDQGIVKKMKDIAAEKNIKVQLEVLAGGGTDAGAINQVGEGKKTGGISIPTRYGHGPISMVDLNDVQNCIDLLGEYISFKK from the coding sequence ATGCTTCTAAAGGAACTCACCCAGCGATTCGGCGTCAGCGGCGTCGAGACCGGAGTTGCCGAATTTATCAAAAAGACCGCCGCGCCCTATGTTGATGAATTCATCGAAGGCGGACTCGGCAGCGTGATTGCGGTTAAAAAGGGCAGCTCCAAGACCCCGAAAAAGATCATGCCGAGCGCCCATATGGACGAAATCGGCTTTTGTGTCATGTCGTTCACCTCGGGCGGCATGGTTCGCATTCGCGCTGTCGGGGGCATTCCGATTCCGCTCACAATCGGCCAGCGCATCCGGTTTGCAAACGGTGTAATCGGTGCGGTCTCTGCCGACTGTGCTTATGACGATGTCAAAGGCAACTTCACCAAGCTCTATGCCGATATCGGCGCAAAAGATAAAGAAGATGCCGAAAAACTGCTCTCGGTCGGTGATTTCGCCTGCTACGACGCACCGTACACCGAGATGGCAAACAACCGCGTCTGCACCAAAGCGCTCGACAACCGCATCGGCTGCTATATCTTGCTCGAGTGCATGAAGAAATATCAAAACCCTGTAGACGATATTTACTATGTTTTCAGCAGTCAGGAAGAAGTCGGCTTGCGAGGCGCGAGAACAGCGGCGCAGCTGATTGATCCCGACGAAGGCATCGCGGTCGACATCGGCGGCTGCTTCGACACGCCCGAATCCGCCGGAAAAGGCAATCCGGTGCTCGGCGGCGGTGCCGCCATCAAAGTGATGGACATGTCGGTCATCTGCGATCAGGGGATCGTCAAAAAGATGAAAGATATCGCAGCCGAAAAAAATATCAAGGTTCAGCTCGAAGTGCTTGCCGGAGGAGGCACCGATGCGGGCGCGATCAATCAGGTCGGCGAGGGCAAAAAGACCGGCGGCATCTCGATCCCGACCCGCTACGGCCACGGCCCGATCTCGATGGTTGATCTCAACGACGTGCAAAACTGCATTGACCTTCTCGGGGAATATATCTCCTTTAAAAAATGA
- a CDS encoding MBL fold metallo-hydrolase: MITKIITLELGAFGTNAYVFNNGTHTAVIDPAIASRNLRETVAMFKCGLEYILLTHAHFDHIGGISDLKSEFPDAKLVINVGDEEVLRTQTGRDYPFGFFIKPEQHEPDTVVCDGDFLPFGDDQIKVLHTPGHSPGSCCYQLGKTLFCGDTIFRDGVGRTDLRGGNLDELMQSISRLTLLPDDVALLPGHGPSTTVGEERKNNPYLPW, translated from the coding sequence ATGATAACGAAAATCATCACGCTCGAACTCGGCGCTTTTGGAACCAATGCCTATGTTTTCAACAACGGCACGCATACCGCCGTCATCGATCCCGCGATTGCTTCCCGTAATTTGCGGGAGACGGTCGCAATGTTTAAATGCGGCTTAGAGTATATCCTGCTGACGCACGCTCATTTCGACCATATCGGCGGCATTTCCGATCTCAAATCCGAATTTCCAGATGCAAAACTCGTGATCAATGTCGGCGATGAAGAAGTGCTGCGAACCCAAACCGGCAGGGACTATCCGTTTGGATTTTTTATTAAACCCGAGCAGCACGAGCCCGATACAGTTGTCTGTGACGGAGATTTTCTGCCGTTTGGCGATGATCAAATCAAAGTGCTGCACACGCCCGGACATTCTCCGGGAAGCTGTTGCTATCAACTCGGGAAAACGCTTTTTTGCGGAGACACGATCTTTCGGGACGGCGTGGGCAGAACCGATCTGCGCGGCGGCAATTTGGATGAATTGATGCAGTCAATTTCCCGGCTGACGTTGTTGCCCGATGACGTAGCTTTGCTGCCTGGTCACGGCCCCTCAACCACAGTCGGCGAAGAACGGAAAAACAACCCGTATCTGCCATGGTAA
- the gltA gene encoding NADPH-dependent glutamate synthase, producing MPNMIPQKTPALEQLPEQRIRNFEEVALGYNEKEAIEEANRCLECKNPKCVSGCPVNVKIPEFIKQIKGGDFFSAYDTIYSTNSLPAVCGRVCPQESQCEGLCVRGIKGEPVAIGRLERFAADYAAKHKHSAPIEKAERKDKKVAIVGSGPAGLACAAELTKRGYDVTVFEAFHKFGGVLAYGIPEFRLPKSIVEDETDKLRELGVKFQSNAVIGKSLTVDDLFEEGYKAVFLGTGAGLPKFLGISGENLIGVFSANEYLTRINLMKAFSDDYDTPVLKFNRIAVVGGGNVAMDAARCARRMGSEVYLVYRRTENEMPARAEERHHAKEEGIIFQTLTAPVEVVGDKDGKVTGLKCRKMALGEPDASGRAKPVEVRDSDFILETDAVIAAIGTSPNPIIAKSTQDIKFDRHGCAVVSENSLMTTRSGVFAGGDLVSGAATVILAMGAGKQAAAEIDDYLK from the coding sequence ATGCCTAATATGATTCCTCAAAAGACCCCTGCCCTCGAACAGCTTCCCGAACAACGTATCAGAAATTTTGAAGAAGTCGCGCTCGGTTACAACGAAAAAGAAGCTATAGAAGAAGCAAATCGTTGTCTGGAATGCAAGAATCCAAAGTGTGTATCCGGCTGCCCGGTCAACGTAAAAATTCCTGAATTTATCAAACAAATCAAAGGCGGCGATTTTTTTAGCGCTTATGATACGATTTACAGCACCAATTCCTTGCCCGCTGTCTGCGGACGCGTCTGCCCGCAGGAGAGCCAATGCGAGGGTTTATGCGTGCGCGGTATCAAGGGTGAACCGGTCGCCATCGGCCGCTTAGAGCGTTTTGCCGCCGATTATGCGGCAAAGCACAAACATAGCGCTCCGATTGAAAAAGCCGAAAGAAAGGATAAAAAGGTTGCGATCGTCGGCTCGGGTCCTGCGGGGCTTGCCTGCGCGGCGGAGCTCACAAAACGCGGTTATGATGTGACCGTATTTGAGGCATTTCACAAGTTCGGCGGCGTTTTAGCCTACGGCATCCCCGAATTCCGCCTGCCCAAATCCATCGTCGAGGATGAGACTGATAAACTCCGCGAACTCGGTGTGAAATTTCAGTCAAATGCCGTTATCGGAAAATCCCTTACGGTTGATGATCTTTTCGAAGAAGGTTATAAAGCTGTTTTTCTCGGCACCGGTGCAGGACTACCGAAATTCTTAGGCATTTCGGGTGAGAATTTGATCGGCGTTTTCAGCGCAAATGAATATCTGACCCGCATCAATTTGATGAAGGCCTTTTCGGACGATTACGATACGCCTGTACTCAAATTTAATCGTATTGCGGTCGTTGGCGGCGGAAACGTAGCGATGGACGCCGCGCGCTGTGCACGACGCATGGGCAGCGAGGTCTATCTTGTTTATCGACGCACCGAAAACGAGATGCCCGCCAGAGCCGAAGAACGCCACCACGCCAAAGAAGAAGGCATCATTTTTCAGACATTGACCGCACCTGTTGAAGTAGTCGGTGACAAAGACGGCAAAGTGACCGGTTTAAAATGCCGAAAGATGGCACTCGGCGAGCCGGATGCCAGCGGCAGAGCCAAGCCTGTCGAGGTTCGCGACAGTGATTTCATTCTCGAGACCGACGCCGTGATTGCAGCGATCGGCACCTCGCCAAACCCCATCATCGCAAAGAGTACGCAGGATATCAAATTTGACCGACATGGCTGCGCAGTTGTCAGTGAAAACTCTCTGATGACCACAAGATCCGGCGTGTTCGCAGGCGGCGACCTCGTCAGCGGAGCCGCGACTGTTATCTTGGCGATGGGCGCGGGCAAACAGGCAGCGGCGGAAATCGACGACTATCTGAAATAG